A single Botrytis cinerea B05.10 chromosome 1, complete sequence DNA region contains:
- the Bcaat2 gene encoding Bcaat2, with translation MPHLANVPPAQPDAAFSLVAKFALDTNEKKVDLCPGFYRDQNSKPWVLPSVTQAKAKLHADHGILHEHLPLVGHAGLLRGSQKLVFGTTRDLERIASIQTVSGTGANHIAALFLSTRLKPRTVWISDPSWINHTKIWELVNPEIEQRSYPYYNKESHTIDFENMITNLRKEAIAGDVIILHACAHNPTGMDLDKQQWKVVADVCQELGLFAVFDLAYQGFATGDVYQDSWVINHFYDNSNLEFAVAQSFSKNFGLYGERVGVLHVVATSAETAIKVTPSLTQLTRAEITSCPSYGARIVAEILENPDLYSQWLQDLRTMSDRMKRMRRSLYEALQRKNVKGSWQYLLTDIGMFSMTGLSHTEVSILREKHHIYLLPSGRISVTGLTENNVETVAEAFQAVLGSE, from the exons ATGCCGCACCTTGCTAATGTACCTCCTGCTCAGCCTGACGCAGCATTCTCACTTGTGGCTAAATTCGCCCTCGATACGAACGAGAAAAAGGTTGACCTTTGCCCTGGATTTTATCGcgatcaaaattcaaaaccATGGGTTCTGCCTTCGGTTACGCAG GCTAAAGCTAAACTACATGCAGACCACGGTATATTGCACGAACATCTTCCTCTCGTAGGTCATGCCGGACTTCTTCGTGGTTCTCAAAAATTAGTATTTGGCACGACTCGAGATTTGGAGCGTATCGCTTCTATACAGACAGTATCAGGCACAGGAGCTAATCACATTGCGGCTCTATTTCTTTCGACTAGACTAAAACCTCGGACGGTCTGGATTTCTGACCCTAGCTGGATTAATCACACAAAGATATGGGAACTTGTAAATCCGGAGATCGAACAAAGGAGCTATCCATATTACAACAAGGAGAGCCACACGATTGACTTTGAGAATATGATAACAAATCTTCGTAAAGAAGCGATTGCTGGAGATGTCATAATACTTCATGCGTGCGCACACAATCCTACAGGAATGGATTTAGACAAACAGCAGTGGAAGGTAGTCGCAGATGTTTGCCAAGAGCTTGGATTGTTTGCCGTCTTCGATCTAGCTTA CCAGGGCTTCGCAACGGGAGATGTGTATCAGGATTCATGGGTGATCAATCACTTCTATGATAACTCGAACTTGGAGTTTGCAGTCGCACAGTCTTTTTCGAAAAACTTTGGTCTATATGGGGAGCGTGTCGGAGTCCTTCACGTTGTTGCCACAAGCGCCGAGACCGCCATCAAAGTCACGCCGTCACTCACTCAACTGACGAGGGCTGAAATTACTTCTTGTCCGTCATACGGGGCAAGAATTGTTGCCGAGATTCTTGAAAACCCGGATTTGTATAGCCAATGGCTTCAAGACCTGAGAACAATGAGCGATCGCATGAAGCGCATGCGCCGAAGTTTATACGAAGCACTTCAACGCAAAAACGTGAAAGGCTCTTGGCAATATCTACTCACGGAT ATAGGCATGTTTTCGATGACGGGGCTATCACATACGGAAGTGTCGATCTTAAGAGAGAAGCACCACATCTATCTCCTGCCTTCGGGAAGAATTTCTGTAACCGGAT TAACGGAAAATAATGTGGAAACAGTTGCCGAGGCATTTCAGGCTGTTTTAGGATCGGAATAG